The Halostagnicola larsenii XH-48 region CCGCCCCGAACGACCGCACGCCCCCGCCGCTTGCCTCCCGAAGCGTCCGAACGAGGACATCGTCGGAATCGGTCACGAACGGCTTCGGAAACGGCGTGTCGGGTCGGATGAGCGAGACCGAGACCTGAAGATCCTCCCGAACCCGATCCGTGAGGTGCGCCTCGAGGGCCGCTCGAAACGAGTCGCTGGTCTCCGGGGGCACGCTCCGTCGGTCGAACGTGAGCCGGCACCGTTCCGGAACTCTGTTCGGCGCTTCGCCGGCCTCGAGCATGGTCGCCGTCAGTTTCGGCTCCCCGAGCGTGGCGTCCGCGTCCGGTTCAGCCTCGTCATCGTAGCTTCGTAGCGCTTCGAGGACTGTCTCGAGGCCGAATATCGCGTTTCGTTCCGCGGGTACCTTCGCCGCGTGGCCGCTCTCGCCCTCGAGGGTGATCGTCCCTTCGCACTGTCCGCGGGCGGCGATACACACGTCGAGACCCGTCGGTTCGCCGACGATGAAGCCGTCCGCAGACGGGGCCAGCGTCTCCTGTAACCCCGCCGCGCCGGTCATCAGCGTCTCCTCGTCGGTGGTGATCGCCAGCGTCAGTTTCCCGGCGGTCGGTTCGACGCCCACGAAGGCGGCGAGCAGGGCGGTGAGCGGTCCCTTCGCGTCACAGGCCCCGCGCCCGCGGACGATATCGCCGTCGCGCTCGTATGGGACGTGCGGGGCGACGGTGTCGATGTGAGTGTTCAAGACGATGTGCGGGCCGTCGCCGTCCGTTCTGTCGGCTTCTCCCTGTTCGACAGCGCCTCGGCTGGCGAGGACGTTCCCGTAGTCGTCCACCGTGGGCTCGATCCCGGCGTCGCGAAGCGTTTCACAGAGCAGGTCCCGCATCTCCGAAACGTCCTTGTGGGAGGGCGTCCGGACCGCGTCGGCGTGGAACTGCGCGATATCGAACCCCATCTTACTGCCCCGACTCGCGCTCGACGCGCGTTACGTCCTCGAGCGTTTCGCGCCGGCGAACGACCCGATCCTCGCCGTCTTCGAGCGCCACTTCCGCCGGTCGGGGCTGGGAGTGAAACTGGCTGGCGAGTTCGTAGCCGTACGACCCCGCGTTACCGATCGCGACGACGTCGCCGCGCTCGGGTCGGGCGACTGGACGATCGTGGGCGAAGACGTCCGCGCTG contains the following coding sequences:
- a CDS encoding M20 family metallopeptidase produces the protein MGFDIAQFHADAVRTPSHKDVSEMRDLLCETLRDAGIEPTVDDYGNVLASRGAVEQGEADRTDGDGPHIVLNTHIDTVAPHVPYERDGDIVRGRGACDAKGPLTALLAAFVGVEPTAGKLTLAITTDEETLMTGAAGLQETLAPSADGFIVGEPTGLDVCIAARGQCEGTITLEGESGHAAKVPAERNAIFGLETVLEALRSYDDEAEPDADATLGEPKLTATMLEAGEAPNRVPERCRLTFDRRSVPPETSDSFRAALEAHLTDRVREDLQVSVSLIRPDTPFPKPFVTDSDDVLVRTLREASGGGVRSFGAATEAGFFAADAPTVVFGPGVLEDDEGGVAHAEREYVRLSDIERAAAATCETLENLLS